A genomic region of Rickettsiales bacterium contains the following coding sequences:
- the rimM gene encoding ribosome maturation factor RimM (Essential for efficient processing of 16S rRNA) yields MSDSKRVCVGIIASAHGIRGGFKVKSFTEVPNTIFDFTDLSFEKGDAAELKANGVAGGALLATMAGVNDRNDAELLKGKKLYVTREVLPEPPVDEFYMEDMLGLDVKIADGRVVGKVIQVANYGAGDVVELKFNNGTEEMYSFIDENFPEVDIKAGTITFNAPDVIEAKK; encoded by the coding sequence ATGTCTGATTCGAAACGTGTATGTGTAGGCATTATTGCGTCTGCTCACGGCATACGTGGTGGTTTTAAAGTTAAAAGCTTTACTGAGGTTCCAAACACGATTTTTGATTTTACCGACCTCTCCTTTGAAAAGGGTGATGCTGCTGAGCTGAAAGCGAATGGTGTAGCGGGTGGAGCATTGCTTGCGACGATGGCAGGTGTTAACGACCGCAATGATGCAGAATTGCTAAAAGGCAAAAAGCTATACGTTACGCGCGAAGTCCTTCCAGAGCCCCCTGTCGATGAGTTTTACATGGAAGATATGCTCGGTTTAGATGTTAAAATCGCCGATGGCCGTGTGGTCGGGAAAGTCATCCAAGTCGCCAATTACGGCGCGGGCGATGTGGTTGAACTGAAGTTCAATAACGGTACCGAAGAAATGTACAGTTTCATCGATGAGAATTTCCCAGAAGTAGATATCAAAGCTGGCACTATTACCTTCAACGCGCCGGACGTGATTGAAGCGAAGAAGTAA
- the gatA gene encoding Asp-tRNA(Asn)/Glu-tRNA(Gln) amidotransferase subunit GatA, translating into MTDLTNLGVAELRDGLKNKDFTATELAHATQEKIHKSNDKLNAFVTITDEQAFQGAKKADDRIAAGDATDMTGVPVGIKDLFCTKGVLTTGGSHILDGFTPEYESKITQKLWDAGAVMPGKTNLDEFAMGSANITSYYGNVINPWNAGDGKDRVPGGSSGGSAAAVAAGLVPAALGTDTGGSIRQPASFCGIVGVKPTYGRCSRWGTIAFASSLDQAGVFARSVEDAAIVQQTISGYDKMDSTSANRLVEDFASHLGKDIKGMKIGIPKEYRMDGMPSEIEALWQQGAKWLQEQGAEIIDISLPHTKYALPTYYVIAPAECSSNLSRYDGVRYGLRVMDKGDNLDAMYEKTRAAGFGDEVKRRIMIGTYVLSAGYYDAYYKKAQRVRTLIAQDFAKAYEKVDAILTPTAPSSAFAIGEKQDDPIAMYLNDIFTVPASLAGLPGMSIPAGLDSQGLPLGLQVLAPAFDEMTMFKVASALEQAAQFNAKPAKVAA; encoded by the coding sequence ATGACTGATTTGACAAACCTTGGCGTTGCCGAACTTCGCGACGGCCTTAAAAATAAAGACTTCACCGCGACTGAACTCGCCCACGCGACGCAGGAGAAGATCCATAAAAGCAACGATAAGCTCAATGCTTTTGTCACCATCACCGATGAGCAAGCGTTTCAAGGTGCCAAAAAGGCCGATGACCGCATTGCCGCAGGGGATGCAACCGATATGACCGGCGTACCCGTTGGTATCAAAGATTTATTCTGTACCAAAGGTGTATTAACCACTGGTGGCTCACATATTCTAGACGGTTTCACGCCGGAATATGAATCAAAAATCACGCAAAAACTATGGGATGCTGGCGCGGTTATGCCCGGCAAAACCAATCTCGATGAATTCGCCATGGGCTCGGCCAATATCACCAGCTATTACGGCAATGTCATCAACCCGTGGAACGCCGGCGACGGCAAAGACCGCGTACCCGGCGGCTCATCAGGCGGCTCCGCTGCGGCAGTTGCGGCAGGCTTAGTGCCTGCAGCGCTCGGCACCGACACAGGCGGCTCCATCCGCCAACCTGCCAGCTTCTGCGGTATTGTTGGCGTGAAACCTACCTATGGCCGATGCTCACGTTGGGGCACGATTGCCTTCGCAAGCTCGCTTGATCAAGCCGGCGTGTTCGCTCGTTCAGTCGAAGATGCAGCGATCGTTCAGCAAACCATTAGCGGCTACGATAAGATGGATTCAACCTCCGCTAATCGTCTGGTGGAAGATTTCGCCAGCCATCTTGGCAAAGACATTAAAGGCATGAAGATCGGTATTCCGAAAGAATATCGTATGGATGGCATGCCATCTGAGATCGAAGCACTCTGGCAACAAGGCGCTAAATGGCTGCAAGAGCAAGGCGCGGAGATTATTGATATCTCGCTTCCACACACAAAATACGCTCTGCCGACTTACTATGTGATTGCACCAGCAGAGTGCTCCTCCAACCTCTCACGCTACGATGGCGTGCGTTACGGCTTACGCGTGATGGATAAAGGCGACAACCTTGATGCCATGTACGAAAAGACCCGTGCAGCAGGTTTCGGCGATGAAGTCAAACGTCGGATCATGATTGGAACTTACGTGCTTTCCGCTGGCTATTACGATGCTTATTACAAAAAAGCGCAACGTGTTCGCACCCTCATCGCTCAAGATTTTGCTAAAGCTTACGAAAAAGTGGATGCCATCCTTACACCAACAGCACCGTCTTCCGCATTTGCCATTGGTGAAAAACAAGATGACCCTATCGCTATGTATTTAAACGATATTTTTACGGTTCCCGCTTCACTTGCGGGCTTACCGGGCATGTCAATTCCTGCTGGACTCGATAGCCAAGGCCTACCCCTCGGCCTTCAAGTCCTCGCCCCAGCATTCGACGAAATGACCATGTTCAAAGTCGCCAGCGCACTGGAGCAAGCAGCTCAGTTTAACGCAAAACCGGCAAAAGTTGCAGCTTAA
- the gatC gene encoding Asp-tRNA(Asn)/Glu-tRNA(Gln) amidotransferase subunit GatC — MTITTKEAFKIANLARIRLSDAEAEHYTGEINNILGWIEQLQEVNTEGVVQMTSVCEMDLPMRKDEVTDGGYQDEILKNAPANDYGCFVVPKVVE; from the coding sequence ATGACTATTACGACCAAAGAGGCATTCAAAATCGCAAATCTCGCGCGCATTCGCCTAAGCGACGCCGAAGCAGAACATTATACTGGCGAGATCAATAATATTCTCGGCTGGATTGAGCAGTTGCAAGAAGTAAACACCGAGGGTGTCGTGCAAATGACCTCCGTGTGCGAGATGGACCTGCCTATGCGGAAAGACGAAGTCACTGACGGTGGCTATCAAGATGAAATTTTAAAGAACGCTCCAGCCAATGACTATGGCTGTTTCGTCGTGCCGAAAGTAGTGGAATAG